A genome region from Crossiella equi includes the following:
- a CDS encoding Crp/Fnr family transcriptional regulator — MHRGFQTMVDERAWRELTELGPSRLYRRRAVLVRQDELGEEVFVVASGRITVHHLGEDGTQGLVAMRGRGDLVGELGLFKAPGRHTRSATVTALDDCHAHRVPLAAFRRFCEERALTFTVGEYMTSKLSESVGFRRQLIHFRAEQRIARLIQRALALAGPEVADPLRVPFSQQELADALGLSRSKVAEVVRDLRAEGILGPGPHVVVADPVRFRDRIHIPE, encoded by the coding sequence ATGCACAGGGGGTTCCAGACGATGGTCGACGAGCGGGCGTGGCGGGAGCTGACCGAGCTCGGGCCCAGCCGCCTGTACCGCAGGCGCGCGGTGCTGGTGCGGCAGGACGAGCTCGGCGAGGAGGTGTTCGTGGTGGCCAGTGGCCGCATCACCGTGCACCACCTGGGCGAGGACGGCACGCAGGGGCTGGTGGCCATGCGCGGCCGGGGTGACCTGGTCGGCGAGCTGGGCCTGTTCAAGGCGCCCGGCAGGCACACCCGCAGCGCGACGGTGACCGCCCTGGACGACTGCCACGCGCACCGGGTCCCCCTGGCCGCGTTCCGGCGCTTCTGCGAGGAGCGGGCGCTGACCTTCACCGTCGGGGAGTACATGACCTCGAAGCTGTCGGAGAGCGTGGGCTTCCGCCGCCAGCTCATCCACTTCCGGGCCGAGCAGCGGATCGCGCGCCTGATCCAGCGGGCACTGGCCCTGGCGGGCCCGGAGGTGGCCGACCCGCTGCGGGTGCCCTTCTCCCAGCAGGAGCTGGCCGACGCGCTCGGCCTGTCCCGCAGCAAGGTGGCCGAGGTCGTGCGGGACCTGCGTGCCGAGGGCATCCTCGGACCGGGCCCGCACGTGGTGGTGGCCGACCCCGTGCGCTTCCGGGACCGCATCCACATCCCGGAGTGA
- a CDS encoding MAB_1171c family putative transporter: MVRYLPPLLAGLALLALLAKLPALRRDPREPGLLALCAVFATLAVSYTLFTAPVWAWVDRALGVPNIGGILNQGLVIVLTAAQLAVVLGWSGPPARVWPRIRLRLWLYGLVLGAMAVLYALALATGTQDHDYVLALVGSPFYQVYLVLYLGAYTLGQADVLRLCWRYAKVAGRTWLRLGLRLAAISSALGLVYSAGRAADLVAGLFAYTGQPWEPVVQASIALAALFKITGWTVPGWGPRVSEWFGGLDRRRALRELAPLWAALYRAEPDIALVDPLAGAWRRPGTAFRLYRRVIEIRDGELALRPWLDPAVAELARRLADEAGLTGEEHAAVVEAARLRMALRDKADGHRTTGAAPLSPAEGVTDLAGELAWLRRVARAFESSPVVEAVLEGFSRESA; this comes from the coding sequence GTGGTGCGGTACCTGCCGCCGCTGCTGGCGGGGCTGGCGCTGCTCGCCCTGCTGGCGAAGCTGCCCGCGCTGCGCCGCGACCCCCGCGAGCCCGGACTGCTCGCGCTGTGCGCGGTCTTCGCCACGCTCGCGGTGTCCTACACGCTGTTCACCGCGCCGGTGTGGGCGTGGGTGGACCGGGCGCTCGGCGTCCCCAACATCGGCGGGATCCTCAACCAGGGCCTGGTCATCGTGCTCACCGCGGCGCAGCTGGCCGTGGTGCTCGGCTGGTCCGGGCCGCCCGCGCGGGTGTGGCCGCGGATCCGGTTGCGGCTGTGGCTCTACGGCCTGGTGCTGGGGGCGATGGCCGTGCTGTACGCGCTCGCGCTGGCCACCGGCACCCAGGACCACGACTACGTGCTCGCGCTGGTCGGCTCGCCGTTCTACCAGGTGTACCTGGTGCTCTACCTGGGCGCGTACACCCTCGGCCAGGCCGACGTGCTGCGGCTGTGCTGGCGCTACGCGAAGGTGGCCGGGCGCACCTGGCTGCGCCTGGGCCTGCGGCTGGCCGCGATCTCCTCCGCGCTGGGCCTGGTCTACTCGGCCGGCCGCGCCGCCGACCTGGTCGCCGGGCTGTTCGCCTACACCGGGCAGCCGTGGGAACCGGTGGTGCAGGCCAGCATCGCGCTGGCCGCGCTGTTCAAGATCACCGGTTGGACGGTGCCCGGCTGGGGACCGCGGGTGTCGGAGTGGTTCGGTGGCCTGGACCGGCGGCGCGCGCTGCGCGAGCTGGCCCCGCTGTGGGCGGCCCTGTACCGCGCGGAGCCCGACATCGCCCTGGTCGACCCGCTGGCCGGGGCCTGGCGGCGGCCGGGCACCGCGTTCCGGCTGTACCGGCGGGTGATCGAGATCCGCGACGGCGAGCTGGCGCTGCGGCCCTGGCTGGACCCGGCGGTGGCGGAGCTGGCCCGGCGGCTGGCCGACGAGGCCGGGCTGACCGGCGAGGAGCACGCGGCCGTGGTGGAGGCCGCGCGGCTGCGGATGGCGTTGCGGGACAAGGCCGACGGGCACCGCACGACCGGTGCCGCACCGCTGTCCCCGGCCGAGGGCGTGACCGACCTGGCTGGTGAGCTGGCCTGGCTGCGCCGGGTGGCCCGCGCCTTCGAGTCCTCGCCGGTGGTGGAGGCCGTGCTGGAGGGGTTCTCCCGGGAGTCCGCGTGA
- a CDS encoding ImmA/IrrE family metallo-endopeptidase — MYRDCAAVVHGLDLPEPFDLQTLCDRIGDSRGRPILLAPISLPTGGPCGLWIATDPVDYIFYEAQTSPLHQRHIVLHEIGHLLCDHHAAPVLSEDASRLLLPSLDPGMVRRVLGRGCYSAVEEQQAEIIASLVIQRTSSWRAEPVRPVPPEAAELVRRIERALAGQVS, encoded by the coding sequence GTGTACCGGGACTGCGCGGCGGTGGTGCACGGGCTGGACCTGCCCGAGCCCTTCGACCTGCAGACCCTGTGCGACCGCATCGGCGACTCGCGTGGCAGGCCCATCCTGCTCGCGCCGATCAGCCTGCCCACCGGCGGCCCGTGCGGGCTGTGGATCGCCACCGACCCGGTGGACTACATCTTCTACGAGGCCCAGACCTCACCGTTGCACCAGCGGCACATCGTGCTGCACGAGATCGGCCACCTGCTCTGCGACCACCACGCCGCCCCGGTGCTGTCCGAGGACGCCTCGCGGCTGCTGCTGCCCTCCCTGGACCCGGGCATGGTGCGCCGGGTGCTCGGGCGGGGCTGCTACTCGGCGGTGGAGGAGCAGCAGGCCGAGATCATCGCCTCCCTGGTCATCCAGCGCACCAGCTCGTGGCGGGCCGAGCCCGTGCGGCCGGTGCCGCCGGAGGCCGCCGAGCTGGTGCGCCGCATCGAGCGCGCCCTGGCCGGTCAGGTGAGCTGA
- a CDS encoding helix-turn-helix domain-containing protein, whose product MEEREVPGQRASDGGTAARSAFVERLRYLLEHHPGGPHSPADVAAGTGLSQSGIYALLSPRANPTVETMATLAAFFGVPIGYFVDEQIAERTRAELGLLSRLKDAGAQKVALRATTPGAMETASLPELLDLIGAAVEQARRLKETDGPARPDGSPAE is encoded by the coding sequence GTGGAGGAACGGGAAGTGCCTGGCCAGCGGGCGTCGGACGGCGGCACGGCCGCGCGGTCCGCCTTCGTCGAACGTCTGCGGTACCTGCTGGAGCACCACCCCGGCGGGCCGCACAGCCCGGCGGACGTGGCCGCGGGCACCGGGCTGTCCCAGTCCGGCATCTACGCGCTGCTCTCGCCCCGGGCCAACCCCACGGTGGAGACCATGGCCACGCTGGCCGCGTTCTTCGGCGTGCCCATCGGCTACTTCGTCGACGAGCAGATCGCCGAGCGCACGCGCGCGGAGCTGGGGCTGCTGAGCAGGCTCAAGGACGCGGGCGCGCAGAAGGTCGCGCTGCGGGCCACCACGCCCGGCGCGATGGAGACCGCCTCGCTGCCCGAGCTGCTCGACCTGATCGGGGCCGCCGTGGAGCAGGCCAGGCGCCTGAAGGAGACGGACGGCCCTGCCCGGCCGGATGGCTCCCCGGCAGAATGA